Genomic window (Gasterosteus aculeatus chromosome 1, fGasAcu3.hap1.1, whole genome shotgun sequence):
GTACCAGTCGTCGGCCTCGGAGATGTTCTTGGCGGCGATTCCCTCATACTGGACTCTGATGTCCTTCAGCGCCGCCGTCAAGTCCACCTTGGTCATGTCCGGCTTGGACATGTCCATCTGGGTCTGCTCCTGGGACTTCTGCGTTCTCAGCTGGTGCATCTCCTGCACGATGGGGGGTGCGAGGGGATAAGTTTAGCATGCGGGACGTTCTTGGTTTGTGTTCAGTGGTCCTCCTGGAGGTGGTAGTTGGTCTAATCAAACACCAGCATGAATGCACCTATGAGCaaagagacaggaggaggaggaggaggaggggggtgaggaggaggagggggggagcacCTCTTTGTGGACATTCTCCAGGAAGTCGATTTCATCCTGCAGTGTCTTGATTCGTCCCTCCAGGTCCAGACAACAGAGCGTGGCGGTGTCCAcgtcctgcagcaggaaggTGATCGTTGTGATGAGATGCATCACTGGTTGGTCAtaaatatgccccccccccccccccccccacaccccattAGTGATGTTGGCATATTTCAAACAGGTCTTTATCTCCGGGGAGAGGAAACGTCTGATGGGAGTACTTGTAGTTCTGGTACAGGATGGACTCACCGCTCTGAAAGCAGCCAGGTTgctctctgcttcctccttcTGGGAGACCTGCTCCTgcagcctggaggaggaggaggtgagacaaCGACACCATGGAAGTTAATCAACATTGGGTTCATCTGGGAAACAAGAAACGTTGGgattttaaatctttaaacCACTATGAGATGTACAGAAATAGgaaaggcaattttatttgtagagcgcttttcatacacaaggcagactcaaagtgcttcacaacataacatttcatacaataaagtgaaaataaaatgcaggattaaaagacaattaaaaacagcaaatacaattataagttaaaatcttatttaaattgtttaattaaaggcagaggttaaaagtgcagtgtaggtcaaataaaatgaatcaaataaaacaaaatcatgGCAATAAAGATTAAGATCAGATAAATGATTCTTTCATATTTAATAACTTAACTGGCACTTTGAATGTAAACCAGAGAGTCACGTCCATCTTCATGATCAAATCAGCAGATCTTTCTTCTTGAATTCTTTTAAACTCGCGCCTCCTCTTCAGGACGTTTCCCTCTCAGTAATAATTAAACACGTTTTTCTCCTTCACTAACAACGAGAGACATGAACCTTCTCTGAAGCACAAACACCTCTTAAAGAAGCGCTCACGCGTGGGATCTGGCCTCTCCTACCTGGACTTGAGCGAGGCTACGTCGTCCGTCAGGTTGTCCCGCTCCAGCTCCAAGCGTGACCCCTGATTGGTCAGGGTCTTCACCTGCTCCTTCAGCTTGCTCAGCGCCTCCGCGTACAGGTCGGCGATGCGCGTGGGCCCCTGGCATCGCAGCTGCTCCACTTCCACCACCAGCTTCTGGTTCTGCTGCTCCAGGAAGCGCACCGTCCGTCTCGATGTAGCTGGCGAAGCGGTCGTTCAGGTGCTGCAGCGCCACCTTCTCGTTGGTCCGCGTAGTCATAAACTCCTTGTTCAGAGCGTTGGCCTGGCTGAGGTCCCCCAGCCGGTGTTTGTGCATCCAGTGGCGGTGGAGGGAGGAACGGGCTTGGGCCATGGCTGGAGATACGGGGGAGGCTGCAGCAGACGGAGGCACTGGAGGAGAACTTACCGCACCCGGCTTTATGCAGTCACCCGTCCTCCCTGTCACACCCTCTCTCTTTCTGGAGCAGTCAGGGTGGTgcagaggctccgcccccttttcACTGTCATTCAGTACATTAAAATGCACAGATGCATGCATGCAGCTGCACACACCGCGGCTACAATCTTCAAGATTGGCGTGGAAACCCGCggcatccccaccagagatcagtccaatgagggtggtgtcatccgcaaacttcaggagcttgacggactggtggctggaggtgcagctgttggtgtacagggagaagagcagaggggaaagaacgcagccttggggggaaccggtgctgatggtccgagatgtttccccagcttcacgtgctgcttcctgtcagacaggaagtctgtgatccacttgcaggtggagtcgggcggtgcagctgggagagtttgtcctgcagcagagacgggatgatggtgttgaaggcagagctgaagtccacaaacaggatcctggcgtaggttcctggggagtccagatgctggaggatgtagtggagggccatgttgacagcgtcgtccacagacctgttggctctgtaggcgaactgcagggggtccaggagggggtcggtgagggacttcaggtgggtcaggactagccgttcaaaagacttcatgactacagaggtcagggcgacgggcctgtagtcattgagtcctgtgatcctgggcttcttgggaacagggatgatggtggaggccttgaagcaggctggtacgtggcatgtctccagggaggtgttgaagatgtcagtgaacaccggagacagctggtcagcacaatgcttcagggtgtgaggggaaatggagtccggaccggctgccttacggggatttagtcttctgtGCGAGAAGCCAGAGTAAGGGGCTGAAGGACGGAACAGTGGAAGGAGAAAAGGTTCCAGCCACAAGGCTTCCTTCCCCTGTGGGAGCTCCCGTAGATCTCCAGGGTGGAGAAGTAGGTTCTGGTAAGTCGGACAGCGGCCCGGTACAAAGACACGTTGGGGGAGGACACAGGCGCACGGCGCAGCGAAAATCTTCAGGGTTGGCGAGGAAACCTGAAGCATCCCGCCGTACCTGTTGgtcctgtttgtctgttttgcaCATTTACGCTGGCACCTCCTCTGGAAACCGAGGCAGCCATCTTTGTGCATCTCTGTGCGCCGTCGTTGTGCAACCTGAATTTAATTCCACACGGTTTCCTCTAAGATGATTATCAACGCTGAAAGACGATTGTGTTCCATGAGATGAAACATTGAAGCCGCAGAAGAAGCCGTACTATCAGGAGAATCATTTATAAACATTAACGATGTGACTCCAGGAGTGGGGGGGCAGAGTAAATCCGGCTCAGAGGGGGGGCCACACGACTTGTACTTAGACCAACAGATCCTTCCTCGTTATTACCGTTTTTATAGGAAAAACAAGCTGACGTGGGATGGATGGGTGCCATGTTTGTGACGTCACAACGGAAACTCTCTCCTCTACTTTCTGTCCTCCTTCAGGATCTCAGCTTCGTCTCCTGTTTATTGATCAGCTCAGACACACATGAACCATCCTGATTGGACCAAACTGAGACCCTGGAGACCGATGGGAagcagtttcttcccgtcggcagtcgggctcatcagaGCCGGTCcgtcactgactgactctgacatcccacctgtcactcacgtcactttcacttcgctggtgcactttatttttaattttaaaatattttaaactttttaaactcatattcctttattttaaactaacccgtagcattatattttattttattgttgtcttgtgtcctgtctgtgtcacggagtggttcacttcctgttgtattttgtagttttctgccactcgtgtccccgggtaacttcacttcctgccttgtctcgtcatcccctgtgatcgtctaatagtttccacctgtgtccaatcacctgcacctcccttgtgtatttaagccgtgtgtctcctgtgtcacttgtcgcgtcactGTCTTTCGTCACGCATGTCCGTGTCCCTTGTTGTGGCTATCTGtagttgcatgcctgtgtgtttttgccccttggccttttggatttttgacctttgactattaaagtccttttgttcctgcaagtctgcattttgagtcctgccttccacccgcacccctgacagtctgctgttacgcaccaaccgccaagtcacattccttgtatgtctgacaaattatgacaataaatgtttcctcattCCATTTAACTTAAATAGACAGAAATCAGGAAGTTCatgcagtgttttattttttaggccATTGGAAAATTCTTTTATTTGTCAGCAGCCTCTCTGATGCAATTATGTTCATTTTATTGTGAATtgatacaaaaaacaaatcaagtcCGTCTCAGTTATTCTcggaaatataatataatatatatacattaaacCAAAGATAAATACATCCCAATAGAGTGAATAACAGCATCACTCTGCTGCTCACGCTTTAACCCAGAAGAGTCTCTATGTTCTTGTCCCTCGtcgtctcttcttctctctgctcctcctcacaTGATGTCGACCCGTTGATGAAGCTGACGGTGGAGCAGAGGTTGCAGGTACAGAGACTCACTCATGTCCTTCACGGTAAAGATACAACGTTGTTACTGATGTACAGCGTTACTCCCTCACACAGGCACCTTAGGCCTCTTCTCTCGCTGGTCATTCACTTCGCTCCGCTGTTCTGTATCTCTGAAGACATCCTCTTTTCTTCACTCTACCTCAGCGAGCTGCCTTGTTGTTCCTTAACAATGTTGAGCTGTTATTTTTAGGATAGTAAGACAAACGGGTCAGAGGCGTCCACATTGCTTTTAACGGTCAGCAGCTCTGCACATGAAGCAAGACATACGAGAAACGTCAGGAGGAGCTTCTTCTGCGTTGTGGAGAAGCTGTGGGTGGAGACACGCTACACAGGCGTCACCTGGTGGAGGAAGTTATCATGTGTGATCATGACTAGAGGTAGAGTCATAGTTtgagtacttgtacttgtgtaGTAGTACGCATGTGTAGCCACAGTAGTACACGGTGACTCACCCCCCCGGAAGCAGCCAGGCGGCTCTCCACGTCCTCCTTCTGGGGAGTCTGGTCCATGAGcctggaggagcaggtgagaCAACGACATCATCGACATTAACAACATCAACGTCGGGTTCATCTGAGAAGCTTTTTTGATCACACCAACAAACATATTCCagtatgaaaatataacatgCTGCATAGTACTACCTCTCTAATATTAATGTACGTTGTACTGACGGTCACTTTTACTCAATGAAAAGATTGTTCCTCTGATACTGTGGAATTGCTGGATATTGAACTTACTTTTTCCTCAAAGCTGTTAAACGAAAACCGAAAATAGAAATACTTCTAATTCAACTTTGGTCATATTAAAGTCTACAAATAAGAATCCTTTTTAAGGACACTTCCTGTCACCAGAACAACCAGATGACGGACGtccatcatcgtcatcatcatcacgtcATCTTCATGATTAAATCTGCAGATCTTTCTTCTTCAGCCTGACTTCTTCTCTAAAGTCACACTTCCACAGTTTCCCTCTCAGCTGCTGAAAAACTCacacaaatgttgttttctctttcactcaaacacacaacaatacaCAGAAATCTTctgtccatcacacacacacgccccctgGCCCCTCCCACCTGGCTCCTCCCACCTGGCTCTCATACCTTTCAAAGCGCGTGAGCTTACGGCCTCGCAGCCGCTTCACCTCCGCCGCCAGCGTCTGGTTCTGCTGCTCCAGGAAGTGCAACCTCTCGATGTAGCTGGTTAA
Coding sequences:
- the LOC120826845 gene encoding desmin isoform X1, translating into MASDSPSSQAASTYLSAHTNEMVELQHLNGRLTSYIERLHFLEQQNQTLAAEVKRLRGRKLTRFERLMDQTPQKEDVESRLAASGGVTPV
- the LOC120826845 gene encoding desmin isoform X2, whose amino-acid sequence is MASDSPSSQAASTYLSAHTNEMVELQHLNGRLTSYIERLHFLEQQNQTLAAEVKRLRGRKLTRFERLMDQTPQKEDVESRLAASGGSC